In a genomic window of Scomber japonicus isolate fScoJap1 chromosome 17, fScoJap1.pri, whole genome shotgun sequence:
- the LOC128377138 gene encoding potassium voltage-gated channel subfamily F member 1-like yields the protein MWGIQRTRYADCNSSEASKETEITVNIGGVKQVLYGDVLNRFPDTRLAELVSCSLKSSEEICSLCDDYDPDTGEFYFDRDPEAFKCIIELYYYGEIHMKRGICPICFMKEMEFWKIGSDFLDDCCKSNLREVEDELAEIAEKVKTILVDREGDPSAGGWQRFQMCLWRLMEKPESSLPAHIIAIVSFIFILISSVVMCVGTIPDLQVEDSEGNLVEHPTLEVIETVCIGWFTIEYVLRLISSPNKIKFVLAFMNIIDFMAIMPFFVVLILTSLGAGVMELANVQQAVQALRIMRIARIFKLARHSSGLQTLTSALKSSFKELGLLLMYMGVGVFLFSALGYTMEQNHPETLFTSIPQSFWWAVITMTTVGYGDVYPKTTLGRCNAAISFLCGVIAIALPIHPIINNFVLFYNKQQVLETAAKHEIELMALRSGDSDGELKAAPGPHKHVCGAGVWDNAMRSCHSDTYIPLLKDPRGGAGIQTPSMDTSFESTAEATEYFIS from the coding sequence ATGTGGGGGATACAAAGGACGCGGTACGCGGACTGTAACAGCTCTGAAGCCAGCAAGGAGACCGAGATTACTGTTAACATCGGCGGAGTGAAACAGGTGTTGTATGGAGACGTGTTGAATCGCTTCCCGGACACCCGCTTGGCAGAATTGGTGAGCTGTTCACTAAAGTCTTCGGAAGAAATATGTTCACTGTGTGATGACTACGATCCTGACACAGGAGAATTCTATTTTGACAGAGATCCAGAGGCATTTAAGTGCATAATTGAGCTGTATTATTATGGAGAAATACACATGAAACGAGGCATCTGCCCAATCTGTTTTATGAAGGAGATGGAGTTCTGGAAAATTGGCTCTGATTTTCTGGACGACTGCTGTAAAAGCAACCTGAGGGAGGTAGAGGATGAACTCGCGGAGATTGCCGAGAAAGTGAAAACTATCCTGGTGGACCGGGAGGGAGATCCGTCTGCAGGAGGCTGGCAGCGCTTCCAGATGTGCCTCTGGAGGCTGATGGAGAAGCCGGAGTCCTCGCTACCTGCGCACATAATCGCTATAGTTTCTTTTatcttcatcctcatctccTCCGTGGTGATGTGTGTCGGGACCATCCCCGATCTGCAAGTGGAGGACTCAGAGGGAAACCTCGTGGAGCACCCGACTCTGGAGGTCATCGAGACAGTGTGCATCGGCTGGTTCACTATTGAATACGTCCTGCGTCTGATCTCCtccccaaataaaataaaatttgttCTGGCCTTCATGAACATAATCGACTTCATGGCGATTATGCCCTTCTTCGTGGTGCTGATTTTGACTTCCTTAGGTGCAGGAGTGATGGAGCTGGCTAACGTGCAGCAGGCGGTGCAGGCTTTACGCATAATGCGCATTGCGCGCATCTTCAAGCTGGCACGCCATTCCTCTGGACTCCAGACCCTCACATCTGCCCTGAAGAGCAGCTTCAAAGAGCTTGGACTGCTTCTCATGTACATGGGCGTTGGGGTCTTTCTTTTCTCCGCACTGGGCTACACCATGGAGCAGAACCACCCGGAAACGTTGTTCACAAGTATCCCACAGTCGTTCTGGTGGGCTGTGATCACCATGACCACAGTTGGGTATGGAGATGTCTACCCCAAGACTACTTTAGGTCGATGTAACGCGGCCATCAGCTTTCTGTGCGGGGTGATCGCCATAGCTCTGCCTATACATCCCATCATCAACAATTTTGTCTTGTTCTACAACAAGCAACAGGTGCTGGAGACTGCGGCCAAGCATGAGATTGAACTGATGGCACTGCGCTCCGGCGATAGCGATGGCGAGCTGAAGGCTGCACCCGGCCCTCATAAACATGTTTGCGGTGCTGGGGTCTGGGACAACGCCATGCGCTCCTGTCACAGTGACACATACATCCCCTTACTGAAGGATCCCAGGGGAGGAGCAGGGATCCAGACCCCTAGCATGGACACAAGCTTTGAGAGCACAGCCGAGGCCACTGAATATTTCATCTCATAA